A window from Cryptomeria japonica chromosome 1, Sugi_1.0, whole genome shotgun sequence encodes these proteins:
- the LOC131070929 gene encoding sister chromatid cohesion 1 protein 3 isoform X5 → MQQVRWLKIQIHCLRITIRLANDTILYSKVPIALRLSGQLLLGVVRVYSKKVTYLYQDCGETLLRVKRVFHSAHVDLPSDANMAPFHAITLPETYEFDYMEFDDIGYESTRDLDTHVSSRDEITLHERPQDFKARTWLRPFDQVHGTKVTHTMFSLNEGIQRQIPNLPLHSSNCELTPLEEDSVLPPLPLDGHFDFDKMDVEMSDSLHSIGCASPSSSSVSTTTVPLFEIAVEDTQTIMKEPIEPTDISNCETLRVQQDAHWSEPHFMGTEEPPTIKAMYDIDDTSKGQRTETKKYFAEEISVPEKVVASTETSLSTPPTTPKSISADKEVLASILGDVLLDMNVMSTPKTPAAEERRPRSRKRKQIFDQSIVLQDECMRKQLEYTDDTLRVRRKLPCTVMDVWKSYRVHQIEQLLSEPSIPGMSNDLQELYERVFTDQESKYSVYKQGVKRSFENIPSQLGGTSEELQENGSAKDFYMPEMKNTCDSHEAMLCDTLTNSSKMDRLDDLQMTGTGELRLETEGEVLPLETAVDSVIIQSDYSESSSAPDVDSINTAETMSTGDAHFVEVSMCDKEHDQTMTSYGFALQGLSFLEEDARSETGYNMSPKQHGVGDCRKGHSHVDTNDMSTRTWAVVQYLKTAFEKSVSHQTGSKLNLDRILRGRARKEVGRMFFEILALNTKSYIEVEQEAAYADILVSAKPKLFMANFYS, encoded by the exons ACACCATATTATATTCAAAAGTTCCTATTGCTCTTAGGCTCTCAGGGCAACTCTTGCTTGGTGTAGTGAGGGTATATTCTAAGAAAGTAACCTACCTCTATCAAGATTGTGGTGAGACTTTACTTCGAGTTAAACGGGTATTTCATTCGGCTCACGTTGATCTGCCATCAGATGCTAACATGGCACCATTTCATGCAATAACTTTACCCGAGACTTATGAATTTGACTATATGGAGTTTGATGATATAGGATATGAAAGTACCAG AGATTTAGATACTCATGTTAGCAGTCGTGATGAAATCACATTACATGAAAGGCCGCAAGATTTTAAAGCTCGAACTTGGTTGCGACCTTTTG ACCAGGTTCATGGTACTAAGGTCACTCATACAATGTTCTCCTTAAATGAG GGCATCCAAAGGCAGATACCTAACCTTCCTCTGCATTCATCAAACTGTGAGCTAACACCCTTGGAAGAAGA CAGTGTTCTTCCACCCCTACCACTGGATGGTCATTTCGATTTTGATAAGATGGACGTTGAGATGTCAGATTCATTGCATAGCATTGGATGTGCTTCACCTTCATCCTCTAGTGTCTCTACGACGACAGTGCCGCTATTTGAAATTGCTGTGGAAGATACTCAAACAATCATGAAGGAGCCAATAGAACCAACAGACATCTCAAACTGTGAAACACTTCGTGTTCAACAGGATGCCCATTGGTCAGAGCCACATTTCATGGGAACGGAGGAGCCTCCTACAATTAAAGCAATGTATGACATTGATGACACTAGTAAAGGTCAAAGAAcagaaacaaaaaaatattttgctGAAGAGATCTCTGTTCCAGAAAAGGTAGTTGCAAGCACAGAAACGAGCCTGTCTACACCACCTACAACACCAAAATCCATATCTGCGGACAAGGAGGTGCTGGCATCTATTCTAG GTGATGTTTTACTAGATATGAATGTAATGTCAACTCCTAAAACTCCTGCTGCTGAAGAGAGGAGACCGCGATCAAGGAAGAGAAAACAGATCTTTGATCAATCGATTGTTCTGCAGGATGA GTgtatgagaaaacaattggaaTATACTGATGACACACTTAGAGTTCGAAGAAAACTTCCTTGCACAGTTATGGATGTTTGGAAGTCATATAGAGTTCATCAAATAGAACAATTGCTTTCAGAGCCTTCTATTCCAG GTATGTCTAATGACCTTCAGGAGCTCTATGAGAGAGTCTTCACTGACCAGGAATCAAAGTATTCAGTCTACAAACAGGGAGTAAAGAGGTCGTTCGAAAATATTCCTTCGCAATTGGGAGGAACTTCCGAAGAATTACAAGAGAATGGGTCTGCAAAGGATTTTTACATGCCTGAAATGAAAAACACTTGTGATTCCCATGAAGCTATGCTGTGTGACACATTGACAAATTCTTCTAAGATGGACAGACTTGATGACCTGCAGATGACAGGCACTGGAGAGCTGAGGCTAGAAACCGAGGGGGAAGTGTTGCCATTAGAGACTGCTGTAGATTCAGTTATAATTCAATCAGATTATTCTGAATCAAGCTCTGCTCCGGATGTAGATTCAATCAACACTGCAGAAACTATGTCCACTGGAGATGCCCACTTTGTGGAGGTTTCTATGTGTGATAAAGAGCATGATCAA ACAATGACCAGTTATGGCTTTGCTTTGCAAGGCCTAAGCTTTTTGGAAGAAGATGCTAGATCTGAGA CAGGTTACAATATGTCCCCAAAACAGCATGGTGTGGGGGATTGTAGAAAAGGTCATTCACATGTTGATACTAATGATATGTCAACTAGGACATG GGCTGTGGTACAGTATCTGAAAACAGCATTTGAAAAGTCAGTTTCTCATCAAACAGGATCGAAACTAAATTTAGATAGAATTCTTAGAGGAagagcaaggaaggaagtgggaaGAATGTTCTTTGAAATACTG GCGTTGAACACCAAGAGCTACATAGAAGTTGAACAGGAAGCAGCCTATGCTGACATTCTTGTATCAGCAAAGCCCAAACTCTTCATGGCTAATTTTTACAGTTGA
- the LOC131070929 gene encoding sister chromatid cohesion 1 protein 3 isoform X2, producing the protein MMFYSQYLLDKKGPLGTIWVAAHLEKKLQKNQVTEASISAAVDTILYSKVPIALRLSGQLLLGVVRVYSKKVTYLYQDCGETLLRVKRVFHSAHVDLPSDANMAPFHAITLPETYEFDYMEFDDIGYESTRDLDTHVSSRDEITLHERPQDFKARTWLRPFDQVHGTKVTHTMFSLNEGIQRQIPNLPLHSSNCELTPLEEDSVLPPLPLDGHFDFDKMDVEMSDSLHSIGCASPSSSSVSTTTVPLFEIAVEDTQTIMKEPIEPTDISNCETLRVQQDAHWSEPHFMGTEEPPTIKAMYDIDDTSKGQRTETKKYFAEEISVPEKVVASTETSLSTPPTTPKSISADKEVLASILGDVLLDMNVMSTPKTPAAEERRPRSRKRKQIFDQSIVLQDECMRKQLEYTDDTLRVRRKLPCTVMDVWKSYRVHQIEQLLSEPSIPGMSNDLQELYERVFTDQESKYSVYKQGVKRSFENIPSQLGGTSEELQENGSAKDFYMPEMKNTCDSHEAMLCDTLTNSSKMDRLDDLQMTGTGELRLETEGEVLPLETAVDSVIIQSDYSESSSAPDVDSINTAETMSTGDAHFVEVSMCDKEHDQTMTSYGFALQGLSFLEEDARSESYNMSPKQHGVGDCRKGHSHVDTNDMSTRTWAVVQYLKTAFEKSVSHQTGSKLNLDRILRGRARKEVGRMFFEILALNTKSYIEVEQEAAYADILVSAKPKLFMANFYS; encoded by the exons ACACCATATTATATTCAAAAGTTCCTATTGCTCTTAGGCTCTCAGGGCAACTCTTGCTTGGTGTAGTGAGGGTATATTCTAAGAAAGTAACCTACCTCTATCAAGATTGTGGTGAGACTTTACTTCGAGTTAAACGGGTATTTCATTCGGCTCACGTTGATCTGCCATCAGATGCTAACATGGCACCATTTCATGCAATAACTTTACCCGAGACTTATGAATTTGACTATATGGAGTTTGATGATATAGGATATGAAAGTACCAG AGATTTAGATACTCATGTTAGCAGTCGTGATGAAATCACATTACATGAAAGGCCGCAAGATTTTAAAGCTCGAACTTGGTTGCGACCTTTTG ACCAGGTTCATGGTACTAAGGTCACTCATACAATGTTCTCCTTAAATGAG GGCATCCAAAGGCAGATACCTAACCTTCCTCTGCATTCATCAAACTGTGAGCTAACACCCTTGGAAGAAGA CAGTGTTCTTCCACCCCTACCACTGGATGGTCATTTCGATTTTGATAAGATGGACGTTGAGATGTCAGATTCATTGCATAGCATTGGATGTGCTTCACCTTCATCCTCTAGTGTCTCTACGACGACAGTGCCGCTATTTGAAATTGCTGTGGAAGATACTCAAACAATCATGAAGGAGCCAATAGAACCAACAGACATCTCAAACTGTGAAACACTTCGTGTTCAACAGGATGCCCATTGGTCAGAGCCACATTTCATGGGAACGGAGGAGCCTCCTACAATTAAAGCAATGTATGACATTGATGACACTAGTAAAGGTCAAAGAAcagaaacaaaaaaatattttgctGAAGAGATCTCTGTTCCAGAAAAGGTAGTTGCAAGCACAGAAACGAGCCTGTCTACACCACCTACAACACCAAAATCCATATCTGCGGACAAGGAGGTGCTGGCATCTATTCTAG GTGATGTTTTACTAGATATGAATGTAATGTCAACTCCTAAAACTCCTGCTGCTGAAGAGAGGAGACCGCGATCAAGGAAGAGAAAACAGATCTTTGATCAATCGATTGTTCTGCAGGATGA GTgtatgagaaaacaattggaaTATACTGATGACACACTTAGAGTTCGAAGAAAACTTCCTTGCACAGTTATGGATGTTTGGAAGTCATATAGAGTTCATCAAATAGAACAATTGCTTTCAGAGCCTTCTATTCCAG GTATGTCTAATGACCTTCAGGAGCTCTATGAGAGAGTCTTCACTGACCAGGAATCAAAGTATTCAGTCTACAAACAGGGAGTAAAGAGGTCGTTCGAAAATATTCCTTCGCAATTGGGAGGAACTTCCGAAGAATTACAAGAGAATGGGTCTGCAAAGGATTTTTACATGCCTGAAATGAAAAACACTTGTGATTCCCATGAAGCTATGCTGTGTGACACATTGACAAATTCTTCTAAGATGGACAGACTTGATGACCTGCAGATGACAGGCACTGGAGAGCTGAGGCTAGAAACCGAGGGGGAAGTGTTGCCATTAGAGACTGCTGTAGATTCAGTTATAATTCAATCAGATTATTCTGAATCAAGCTCTGCTCCGGATGTAGATTCAATCAACACTGCAGAAACTATGTCCACTGGAGATGCCCACTTTGTGGAGGTTTCTATGTGTGATAAAGAGCATGATCAA ACAATGACCAGTTATGGCTTTGCTTTGCAAGGCCTAAGCTTTTTGGAAGAAGATGCTAGATCTGAGA GTTACAATATGTCCCCAAAACAGCATGGTGTGGGGGATTGTAGAAAAGGTCATTCACATGTTGATACTAATGATATGTCAACTAGGACATG GGCTGTGGTACAGTATCTGAAAACAGCATTTGAAAAGTCAGTTTCTCATCAAACAGGATCGAAACTAAATTTAGATAGAATTCTTAGAGGAagagcaaggaaggaagtgggaaGAATGTTCTTTGAAATACTG GCGTTGAACACCAAGAGCTACATAGAAGTTGAACAGGAAGCAGCCTATGCTGACATTCTTGTATCAGCAAAGCCCAAACTCTTCATGGCTAATTTTTACAGTTGA
- the LOC131070929 gene encoding sister chromatid cohesion 1 protein 3 isoform X1, protein MMFYSQYLLDKKGPLGTIWVAAHLEKKLQKNQVTEASISAAVDTILYSKVPIALRLSGQLLLGVVRVYSKKVTYLYQDCGETLLRVKRVFHSAHVDLPSDANMAPFHAITLPETYEFDYMEFDDIGYESTRDLDTHVSSRDEITLHERPQDFKARTWLRPFDQVHGTKVTHTMFSLNEGIQRQIPNLPLHSSNCELTPLEEDSVLPPLPLDGHFDFDKMDVEMSDSLHSIGCASPSSSSVSTTTVPLFEIAVEDTQTIMKEPIEPTDISNCETLRVQQDAHWSEPHFMGTEEPPTIKAMYDIDDTSKGQRTETKKYFAEEISVPEKVVASTETSLSTPPTTPKSISADKEVLASILGDVLLDMNVMSTPKTPAAEERRPRSRKRKQIFDQSIVLQDECMRKQLEYTDDTLRVRRKLPCTVMDVWKSYRVHQIEQLLSEPSIPGMSNDLQELYERVFTDQESKYSVYKQGVKRSFENIPSQLGGTSEELQENGSAKDFYMPEMKNTCDSHEAMLCDTLTNSSKMDRLDDLQMTGTGELRLETEGEVLPLETAVDSVIIQSDYSESSSAPDVDSINTAETMSTGDAHFVEVSMCDKEHDQTMTSYGFALQGLSFLEEDARSETGYNMSPKQHGVGDCRKGHSHVDTNDMSTRTWAVVQYLKTAFEKSVSHQTGSKLNLDRILRGRARKEVGRMFFEILALNTKSYIEVEQEAAYADILVSAKPKLFMANFYS, encoded by the exons ACACCATATTATATTCAAAAGTTCCTATTGCTCTTAGGCTCTCAGGGCAACTCTTGCTTGGTGTAGTGAGGGTATATTCTAAGAAAGTAACCTACCTCTATCAAGATTGTGGTGAGACTTTACTTCGAGTTAAACGGGTATTTCATTCGGCTCACGTTGATCTGCCATCAGATGCTAACATGGCACCATTTCATGCAATAACTTTACCCGAGACTTATGAATTTGACTATATGGAGTTTGATGATATAGGATATGAAAGTACCAG AGATTTAGATACTCATGTTAGCAGTCGTGATGAAATCACATTACATGAAAGGCCGCAAGATTTTAAAGCTCGAACTTGGTTGCGACCTTTTG ACCAGGTTCATGGTACTAAGGTCACTCATACAATGTTCTCCTTAAATGAG GGCATCCAAAGGCAGATACCTAACCTTCCTCTGCATTCATCAAACTGTGAGCTAACACCCTTGGAAGAAGA CAGTGTTCTTCCACCCCTACCACTGGATGGTCATTTCGATTTTGATAAGATGGACGTTGAGATGTCAGATTCATTGCATAGCATTGGATGTGCTTCACCTTCATCCTCTAGTGTCTCTACGACGACAGTGCCGCTATTTGAAATTGCTGTGGAAGATACTCAAACAATCATGAAGGAGCCAATAGAACCAACAGACATCTCAAACTGTGAAACACTTCGTGTTCAACAGGATGCCCATTGGTCAGAGCCACATTTCATGGGAACGGAGGAGCCTCCTACAATTAAAGCAATGTATGACATTGATGACACTAGTAAAGGTCAAAGAAcagaaacaaaaaaatattttgctGAAGAGATCTCTGTTCCAGAAAAGGTAGTTGCAAGCACAGAAACGAGCCTGTCTACACCACCTACAACACCAAAATCCATATCTGCGGACAAGGAGGTGCTGGCATCTATTCTAG GTGATGTTTTACTAGATATGAATGTAATGTCAACTCCTAAAACTCCTGCTGCTGAAGAGAGGAGACCGCGATCAAGGAAGAGAAAACAGATCTTTGATCAATCGATTGTTCTGCAGGATGA GTgtatgagaaaacaattggaaTATACTGATGACACACTTAGAGTTCGAAGAAAACTTCCTTGCACAGTTATGGATGTTTGGAAGTCATATAGAGTTCATCAAATAGAACAATTGCTTTCAGAGCCTTCTATTCCAG GTATGTCTAATGACCTTCAGGAGCTCTATGAGAGAGTCTTCACTGACCAGGAATCAAAGTATTCAGTCTACAAACAGGGAGTAAAGAGGTCGTTCGAAAATATTCCTTCGCAATTGGGAGGAACTTCCGAAGAATTACAAGAGAATGGGTCTGCAAAGGATTTTTACATGCCTGAAATGAAAAACACTTGTGATTCCCATGAAGCTATGCTGTGTGACACATTGACAAATTCTTCTAAGATGGACAGACTTGATGACCTGCAGATGACAGGCACTGGAGAGCTGAGGCTAGAAACCGAGGGGGAAGTGTTGCCATTAGAGACTGCTGTAGATTCAGTTATAATTCAATCAGATTATTCTGAATCAAGCTCTGCTCCGGATGTAGATTCAATCAACACTGCAGAAACTATGTCCACTGGAGATGCCCACTTTGTGGAGGTTTCTATGTGTGATAAAGAGCATGATCAA ACAATGACCAGTTATGGCTTTGCTTTGCAAGGCCTAAGCTTTTTGGAAGAAGATGCTAGATCTGAGA CAGGTTACAATATGTCCCCAAAACAGCATGGTGTGGGGGATTGTAGAAAAGGTCATTCACATGTTGATACTAATGATATGTCAACTAGGACATG GGCTGTGGTACAGTATCTGAAAACAGCATTTGAAAAGTCAGTTTCTCATCAAACAGGATCGAAACTAAATTTAGATAGAATTCTTAGAGGAagagcaaggaaggaagtgggaaGAATGTTCTTTGAAATACTG GCGTTGAACACCAAGAGCTACATAGAAGTTGAACAGGAAGCAGCCTATGCTGACATTCTTGTATCAGCAAAGCCCAAACTCTTCATGGCTAATTTTTACAGTTGA
- the LOC131070929 gene encoding sister chromatid cohesion 1 protein 3 isoform X4, translating into MMFYSQYLLDKKGPLGTIWVAAHLEKKLQKNQVTEASISAAVDTILYSKVPIALRLSGQLLLGVVRVYSKKVTYLYQDCGETLLRVKRVFHSAHVDLPSDANMAPFHAITLPETYEFDYMEFDDIGYESTRDLDTHVSSRDEITLHERPQDFKARTWLRPFDQVHGTKVTHTMFSLNEGIQRQIPNLPLHSSNCELTPLEEDVLPPLPLDGHFDFDKMDVEMSDSLHSIGCASPSSSSVSTTTVPLFEIAVEDTQTIMKEPIEPTDISNCETLRVQQDAHWSEPHFMGTEEPPTIKAMYDIDDTSKGQRTETKKYFAEEISVPEKVVASTETSLSTPPTTPKSISADKEVLASILGDVLLDMNVMSTPKTPAAEERRPRSRKRKQIFDQSIVLQDECMRKQLEYTDDTLRVRRKLPCTVMDVWKSYRVHQIEQLLSEPSIPGMSNDLQELYERVFTDQESKYSVYKQGVKRSFENIPSQLGGTSEELQENGSAKDFYMPEMKNTCDSHEAMLCDTLTNSSKMDRLDDLQMTGTGELRLETEGEVLPLETAVDSVIIQSDYSESSSAPDVDSINTAETMSTGDAHFVEVSMCDKEHDQTMTSYGFALQGLSFLEEDARSESYNMSPKQHGVGDCRKGHSHVDTNDMSTRTWAVVQYLKTAFEKSVSHQTGSKLNLDRILRGRARKEVGRMFFEILALNTKSYIEVEQEAAYADILVSAKPKLFMANFYS; encoded by the exons ACACCATATTATATTCAAAAGTTCCTATTGCTCTTAGGCTCTCAGGGCAACTCTTGCTTGGTGTAGTGAGGGTATATTCTAAGAAAGTAACCTACCTCTATCAAGATTGTGGTGAGACTTTACTTCGAGTTAAACGGGTATTTCATTCGGCTCACGTTGATCTGCCATCAGATGCTAACATGGCACCATTTCATGCAATAACTTTACCCGAGACTTATGAATTTGACTATATGGAGTTTGATGATATAGGATATGAAAGTACCAG AGATTTAGATACTCATGTTAGCAGTCGTGATGAAATCACATTACATGAAAGGCCGCAAGATTTTAAAGCTCGAACTTGGTTGCGACCTTTTG ACCAGGTTCATGGTACTAAGGTCACTCATACAATGTTCTCCTTAAATGAG GGCATCCAAAGGCAGATACCTAACCTTCCTCTGCATTCATCAAACTGTGAGCTAACACCCTTGGAAGAAGA TGTTCTTCCACCCCTACCACTGGATGGTCATTTCGATTTTGATAAGATGGACGTTGAGATGTCAGATTCATTGCATAGCATTGGATGTGCTTCACCTTCATCCTCTAGTGTCTCTACGACGACAGTGCCGCTATTTGAAATTGCTGTGGAAGATACTCAAACAATCATGAAGGAGCCAATAGAACCAACAGACATCTCAAACTGTGAAACACTTCGTGTTCAACAGGATGCCCATTGGTCAGAGCCACATTTCATGGGAACGGAGGAGCCTCCTACAATTAAAGCAATGTATGACATTGATGACACTAGTAAAGGTCAAAGAAcagaaacaaaaaaatattttgctGAAGAGATCTCTGTTCCAGAAAAGGTAGTTGCAAGCACAGAAACGAGCCTGTCTACACCACCTACAACACCAAAATCCATATCTGCGGACAAGGAGGTGCTGGCATCTATTCTAG GTGATGTTTTACTAGATATGAATGTAATGTCAACTCCTAAAACTCCTGCTGCTGAAGAGAGGAGACCGCGATCAAGGAAGAGAAAACAGATCTTTGATCAATCGATTGTTCTGCAGGATGA GTgtatgagaaaacaattggaaTATACTGATGACACACTTAGAGTTCGAAGAAAACTTCCTTGCACAGTTATGGATGTTTGGAAGTCATATAGAGTTCATCAAATAGAACAATTGCTTTCAGAGCCTTCTATTCCAG GTATGTCTAATGACCTTCAGGAGCTCTATGAGAGAGTCTTCACTGACCAGGAATCAAAGTATTCAGTCTACAAACAGGGAGTAAAGAGGTCGTTCGAAAATATTCCTTCGCAATTGGGAGGAACTTCCGAAGAATTACAAGAGAATGGGTCTGCAAAGGATTTTTACATGCCTGAAATGAAAAACACTTGTGATTCCCATGAAGCTATGCTGTGTGACACATTGACAAATTCTTCTAAGATGGACAGACTTGATGACCTGCAGATGACAGGCACTGGAGAGCTGAGGCTAGAAACCGAGGGGGAAGTGTTGCCATTAGAGACTGCTGTAGATTCAGTTATAATTCAATCAGATTATTCTGAATCAAGCTCTGCTCCGGATGTAGATTCAATCAACACTGCAGAAACTATGTCCACTGGAGATGCCCACTTTGTGGAGGTTTCTATGTGTGATAAAGAGCATGATCAA ACAATGACCAGTTATGGCTTTGCTTTGCAAGGCCTAAGCTTTTTGGAAGAAGATGCTAGATCTGAGA GTTACAATATGTCCCCAAAACAGCATGGTGTGGGGGATTGTAGAAAAGGTCATTCACATGTTGATACTAATGATATGTCAACTAGGACATG GGCTGTGGTACAGTATCTGAAAACAGCATTTGAAAAGTCAGTTTCTCATCAAACAGGATCGAAACTAAATTTAGATAGAATTCTTAGAGGAagagcaaggaaggaagtgggaaGAATGTTCTTTGAAATACTG GCGTTGAACACCAAGAGCTACATAGAAGTTGAACAGGAAGCAGCCTATGCTGACATTCTTGTATCAGCAAAGCCCAAACTCTTCATGGCTAATTTTTACAGTTGA
- the LOC131070929 gene encoding sister chromatid cohesion 1 protein 3 isoform X3, with protein MMFYSQYLLDKKGPLGTIWVAAHLEKKLQKNQVTEASISAAVDTILYSKVPIALRLSGQLLLGVVRVYSKKVTYLYQDCGETLLRVKRVFHSAHVDLPSDANMAPFHAITLPETYEFDYMEFDDIGYESTRDLDTHVSSRDEITLHERPQDFKARTWLRPFDQVHGTKVTHTMFSLNEGIQRQIPNLPLHSSNCELTPLEEDVLPPLPLDGHFDFDKMDVEMSDSLHSIGCASPSSSSVSTTTVPLFEIAVEDTQTIMKEPIEPTDISNCETLRVQQDAHWSEPHFMGTEEPPTIKAMYDIDDTSKGQRTETKKYFAEEISVPEKVVASTETSLSTPPTTPKSISADKEVLASILGDVLLDMNVMSTPKTPAAEERRPRSRKRKQIFDQSIVLQDECMRKQLEYTDDTLRVRRKLPCTVMDVWKSYRVHQIEQLLSEPSIPGMSNDLQELYERVFTDQESKYSVYKQGVKRSFENIPSQLGGTSEELQENGSAKDFYMPEMKNTCDSHEAMLCDTLTNSSKMDRLDDLQMTGTGELRLETEGEVLPLETAVDSVIIQSDYSESSSAPDVDSINTAETMSTGDAHFVEVSMCDKEHDQTMTSYGFALQGLSFLEEDARSETGYNMSPKQHGVGDCRKGHSHVDTNDMSTRTWAVVQYLKTAFEKSVSHQTGSKLNLDRILRGRARKEVGRMFFEILALNTKSYIEVEQEAAYADILVSAKPKLFMANFYS; from the exons ACACCATATTATATTCAAAAGTTCCTATTGCTCTTAGGCTCTCAGGGCAACTCTTGCTTGGTGTAGTGAGGGTATATTCTAAGAAAGTAACCTACCTCTATCAAGATTGTGGTGAGACTTTACTTCGAGTTAAACGGGTATTTCATTCGGCTCACGTTGATCTGCCATCAGATGCTAACATGGCACCATTTCATGCAATAACTTTACCCGAGACTTATGAATTTGACTATATGGAGTTTGATGATATAGGATATGAAAGTACCAG AGATTTAGATACTCATGTTAGCAGTCGTGATGAAATCACATTACATGAAAGGCCGCAAGATTTTAAAGCTCGAACTTGGTTGCGACCTTTTG ACCAGGTTCATGGTACTAAGGTCACTCATACAATGTTCTCCTTAAATGAG GGCATCCAAAGGCAGATACCTAACCTTCCTCTGCATTCATCAAACTGTGAGCTAACACCCTTGGAAGAAGA TGTTCTTCCACCCCTACCACTGGATGGTCATTTCGATTTTGATAAGATGGACGTTGAGATGTCAGATTCATTGCATAGCATTGGATGTGCTTCACCTTCATCCTCTAGTGTCTCTACGACGACAGTGCCGCTATTTGAAATTGCTGTGGAAGATACTCAAACAATCATGAAGGAGCCAATAGAACCAACAGACATCTCAAACTGTGAAACACTTCGTGTTCAACAGGATGCCCATTGGTCAGAGCCACATTTCATGGGAACGGAGGAGCCTCCTACAATTAAAGCAATGTATGACATTGATGACACTAGTAAAGGTCAAAGAAcagaaacaaaaaaatattttgctGAAGAGATCTCTGTTCCAGAAAAGGTAGTTGCAAGCACAGAAACGAGCCTGTCTACACCACCTACAACACCAAAATCCATATCTGCGGACAAGGAGGTGCTGGCATCTATTCTAG GTGATGTTTTACTAGATATGAATGTAATGTCAACTCCTAAAACTCCTGCTGCTGAAGAGAGGAGACCGCGATCAAGGAAGAGAAAACAGATCTTTGATCAATCGATTGTTCTGCAGGATGA GTgtatgagaaaacaattggaaTATACTGATGACACACTTAGAGTTCGAAGAAAACTTCCTTGCACAGTTATGGATGTTTGGAAGTCATATAGAGTTCATCAAATAGAACAATTGCTTTCAGAGCCTTCTATTCCAG GTATGTCTAATGACCTTCAGGAGCTCTATGAGAGAGTCTTCACTGACCAGGAATCAAAGTATTCAGTCTACAAACAGGGAGTAAAGAGGTCGTTCGAAAATATTCCTTCGCAATTGGGAGGAACTTCCGAAGAATTACAAGAGAATGGGTCTGCAAAGGATTTTTACATGCCTGAAATGAAAAACACTTGTGATTCCCATGAAGCTATGCTGTGTGACACATTGACAAATTCTTCTAAGATGGACAGACTTGATGACCTGCAGATGACAGGCACTGGAGAGCTGAGGCTAGAAACCGAGGGGGAAGTGTTGCCATTAGAGACTGCTGTAGATTCAGTTATAATTCAATCAGATTATTCTGAATCAAGCTCTGCTCCGGATGTAGATTCAATCAACACTGCAGAAACTATGTCCACTGGAGATGCCCACTTTGTGGAGGTTTCTATGTGTGATAAAGAGCATGATCAA ACAATGACCAGTTATGGCTTTGCTTTGCAAGGCCTAAGCTTTTTGGAAGAAGATGCTAGATCTGAGA CAGGTTACAATATGTCCCCAAAACAGCATGGTGTGGGGGATTGTAGAAAAGGTCATTCACATGTTGATACTAATGATATGTCAACTAGGACATG GGCTGTGGTACAGTATCTGAAAACAGCATTTGAAAAGTCAGTTTCTCATCAAACAGGATCGAAACTAAATTTAGATAGAATTCTTAGAGGAagagcaaggaaggaagtgggaaGAATGTTCTTTGAAATACTG GCGTTGAACACCAAGAGCTACATAGAAGTTGAACAGGAAGCAGCCTATGCTGACATTCTTGTATCAGCAAAGCCCAAACTCTTCATGGCTAATTTTTACAGTTGA